From a single Longimicrobiaceae bacterium genomic region:
- a CDS encoding redoxin domain-containing protein, with amino-acid sequence MSLSKRLPIKPLLLGVGAIALAAVAVAAATDDTDTGAPTSADLSAAAPKVGAPAPAFAAVDTRGASHSLEAYRGQWVVLEWVNHDCPYTKKHYKAVDGRPGNTQAMQRDYANRVVWLSVVSSAPGKQGFTTAAEADRLTREKGAAPTGVVRDTAGTLGRLYGARNTPQYAIIDPQGVLRYAGAIDDKPSSKAKDIAGATNYVRAALDAGLAGNSIAVAQTQPYGCDVKY; translated from the coding sequence ATGTCTCTCTCGAAGCGACTCCCGATCAAGCCCCTCCTCCTCGGCGTCGGCGCCATCGCACTCGCCGCGGTGGCGGTTGCCGCCGCGACCGACGACACCGACACCGGCGCGCCGACGAGCGCCGACCTGAGTGCGGCGGCACCGAAGGTCGGCGCGCCCGCTCCGGCGTTCGCCGCGGTCGACACGCGCGGCGCCTCGCACTCGCTCGAGGCCTACCGGGGCCAGTGGGTCGTGCTCGAGTGGGTCAACCACGACTGCCCGTACACGAAGAAGCACTACAAAGCCGTCGACGGCCGTCCCGGCAACACCCAGGCGATGCAGCGCGACTACGCGAACCGCGTCGTGTGGCTCTCGGTCGTCTCCTCCGCGCCCGGAAAGCAAGGCTTCACGACGGCGGCGGAGGCGGACCGGCTGACGCGCGAGAAGGGCGCGGCGCCGACCGGCGTGGTCCGCGACACGGCCGGCACGCTGGGGCGGCTCTACGGCGCGCGGAACACGCCCCAGTACGCGATCATCGACCCGCAGGGGGTGCTGCGGTACGCGGGCGCCATCGACGACAAGCCGTCGTCCAAGGCCAAGGACATCGCGGGGGCGACGAACTACGTCCGCGCCGCGCTCGACGCCGGCCTCGCGGGGAACTCCATCGCGGTCGCGCAGACGCAGCCCTACGGCTGCGACGTGAAGTACTGA